A genome region from Lytechinus pictus isolate F3 Inbred chromosome 16, Lp3.0, whole genome shotgun sequence includes the following:
- the LOC129279036 gene encoding uncharacterized protein LOC129279036, translating to MPCSLIQFYDSNLPLTPTISDSLSNPASPDVHHVDCTPDIKPDPSPSIPSPAPHSPSHTLCDSPPTPSVSPGSECHSLDLVPFPPCIEPSADPSPTPVDTQSLYLSDPDSFKTSPISQPPTPSPCHCDEFLPVSEVPPDIYNPKDPQHVNVPISSPPLSPLPSPAPSISTIDFEEDNHDLDACSDHSHTPTPPPPPPPNSTPPPPVPHPPNIAPVAQMKTVLDKATALGTDPVNHGNDLGSLSQVSTDDPPKLSLVSLNKNIMNTLVIPAKSESISFQDNVALYDPNYLSQASNTLHTHCHLSSLNFPDPVPSYGLHHGFTPLILLHGPGPPFIPCY from the coding sequence ATGCCGTGTAGCTTGATTCAGTTTTATGACTCGAATCTTCCCCTCACACCTACTATTTCTGACTCTCTTTCTAACCCTGCCTCTCCTGATGTACATCATGTCGATTGCACTCCAGATATCAAACCTGATCCCTCTCCTTCAATTCCTTCTCCTGCTCCTCATTCTCCGTCTCACACACTTTGTGATTCTCCTCCTACACCTTCTGTTTCCCCTGGATCAGAATGTCATTCTCTCGATCTCGTCCCCTTTCCTCCTTGTATAGAGCCTTCTGCTGATCCCTCTCCGACCCCTGTCGACACCCAATCCCTGTACCTTTCTGATCCTGACTCGTTCAAGACATCTCCTATCTCTCAACCTCCTACTCCTAGTCCATGTCATTGTGATGAATTTCTTCCTGTCTCTGAGGTCCCTCCTGACATTTACAATCCCAAGGACCCTCAGCATGTAAATGTACCCATCTCgtctcctcctctttctcctcttccttcccCAGCACCTAGCATTAGTACAATTGATTTCGAGGAAGATAACCATGATTTAGATGCATGTTCTGATCATTCTCATACACCaactcctccccctcctcctcctcccaaTTCTACACCTCCTCCTCCTGTACCACATCCCCCTAACATCGCACCTGTAGCACAAATGAAGACTGTACTTGACAAAGCAACAGCTTTGGGTACCGATCCTGTTAATCATGGTAATGATCTTGGGTCCTTATCTCAGGTGAGCACTGATGATCCACCGAAACTATCACTGGTATCATTGAACAAGAACATTATGAACACCTTGGTTATCCCCGCTAAATCTGAGTCCATCTCTTTTCAGGACAATGTTGCCCTGTACGATCCTAACTACTTGTCACAAGCAAGTAATACCCTTCACACCCACTGTCATCTCTCCTCCCTCAATTTCCCAGACCCAGTCCCATCCTATGGTCTACATCATGGATTTACTCCCCTCATACTCCTCCATGGTCCCGGTCCTCCTTTTATCCCATGTTATTGA